DNA from Bacteroidota bacterium:
GATGGTGGCAATACATGGCAGCCATTATTTAAGAAAACCAGGAGTATAATTGGTATGTCTTTTATTTCGGCCAATATCGGGTATATTGTTATAGATCTTCACGAAGGGAATGTAGTTGAAACCACCCAAACAGGGGCAGAATTATTAAAAACAACAGACGGTGGTAATACCGGGACAAGTATTAACAATAAAATCTACGAAGATTTCAATATTGTTCCATTTCAATGTTATTTTGCCGATGAACAACACGGCTTTATGTGCGGATCATATCTGAAAAGTAAAATAATCTCCACATCTGATGGTGGGAAAACTTGGAAAGAGGAATATACCGGCACTTCCTCCAATTATTTTTTAAACAAAATAATATTTACCTCTTCAAAAATTGGTTATGCAATTGGGAACAATGGTTTACTTATAAAACGTATAGTCTATTAAACCCTCAGGATGGATTTGATTTTATCCTGTTCATCCCGTAATCCGGTCTTATCTGATTCGTATTAATCCTGTTAATCCTGTAATCCTGTCAACCCTCTTCCATTAAAAAA
Protein-coding regions in this window:
- a CDS encoding YCF48-related protein, yielding MVKTTDGGNTWQPLFKKTRSIIGMSFISANIGYIVIDLHEGNVVETTQTGAELLKTTDGGNTGTSINNKIYEDFNIVPFQCYFADEQHGFMCGSYLKSKIISTSDGGKTWKEEYTGTSSNYFLNKIIFTSSKIGYAIGNNGLLIKRIVY